DNA from Coffea arabica cultivar ET-39 chromosome 10c, Coffea Arabica ET-39 HiFi, whole genome shotgun sequence:
TATGCTCAACTCTGTTCTCAATGTCATAACGACCAATTTACCCATTACTGCCTATTATACCCTGTCTGCGTATAATAGCAACCAATCTAGGTACAATTACATCCATAACATCTAaattcaataattttctaaactcGCCTGGTGGTGTGTCAAAGAATTTAagttaaaatttaaaaactgaaatctgaagtttgaattcattaagtAATTAAATTGTTAACTACTAAATATGATACATTTGGATGTATTTTACATTatgtgataagtgaataacttatcacttatttttttagaattaaCCTTTCctacactaacagtgtatacactatcagttttggatgaatgacaactatgtaAAATCTGAATTTGAATCCAACTTTTGCACATGTGTCATAAATCtaacggtgatagtgtatacactgtcagtgtataaaaaatttaccctttttttagaGTGTGTTTTGACTAGAAAATTTAGTGCCATTTAATTAATccaaatgttctattttttattatcaaatgcATCCGAATATATTACGATCTGAATTcgttaaatttaagtgttaaattggattatcaaatGGAGATTTAGTTTTGCTAAATAATCCGTGCACTTGTTACCCTCGTGCCATTCATGCTTCAATTCTCACTTCCATTGTTTAGCTAGCCAACTGTTTAAGTGCTAATTTAGAGTGTAGTGTGGGATTTCCTCAGGTGCCTTGTCATTCAGTCCCAAACTCACGTTTTAGTCTGATTCAATGATCATATTTCTGCAACAAATATCCACTTGCCATACTCAACCCATAAATGATGGCCCATAGTTCTACTACCATGTTCTTTGTAGTTGCCAAGCTGACTCCAGTAAGCCCCTTCATCTCTATTTAGTCCTCTTGCTCCAGCTTGTCCCAAACTGTTGCTTGATGCTTCATCCACATTTAGTTTCACCCATCCAATTTGGGGCTTATTCCAATTGATAAACTTCAGCTCCTTCTGTACTGCTCTATGATAGTTGGTGAGAGATTCCTGACTGAATTCGGCTTGGGCTATCACTGTTTGAGCATTGATTTTATCTTTAGTTGCAGTAATATAGGTTCCAGCATACCAGGCAAAATAAAAAAGTTCTTGAATCAAACTCTTGCCAATCTTCATCTTCTATCTCTACAGTGTCATGTTGTTTTAAGCTCCAGTCAAGCCATTCTTCCAGATTTGGGTTCCTAAATTTCCCCATCTACTTGGTAGATTAGTTTCTTCCCTATTGTTGATATCCAGTCATAGCCCAGCAATCCATATTCATAATTATTGAATTACATTTgaccaacttttttttttattataaaacaTCATCATAACATTAAATCTATACTAATAGCACAAATTACATCAATCATGCACAAATACAAATAGATCTGAAAAACAAATCTTGATATTacaaatctaaaaaattaatagAATATTACACTGTGAAACTACAATAATATCAAAAGATAAAACACTTATTGCCCCAATATCATCTATGCATGCTTCCAACTGTGTTGCTTCTTTTCTCCCAGATCTGCTAATTAACTGATTTAAATTTAGATGTTAAAGTGAGATCTAACGAGGTAGATCTAAAAGATTTCAGATCCGACAACCAAATATGCAAAAACTTAGATCTAgtacaaaaaatagaaaaaaaaactacaaaagCTATCATTAGAAATTTCTAGGAGAGGAGAAAACTGTCATTCAAAATTCCTAAGAGAGAATAAACTCTCACTGGGAAACTCCATGAGAGGAGAATAACATCTTTTGCTACTAGAATAACATTACCCTCAATTTGATGAGTAAAAGAGTTTCAGATACTATCCTCATCCACCAAGCTTCACAAACAAACTGAAAAATAGTAGAACACAAATGCATCCATACAATGGTGAAGTACTTTTAAATTCGACATTGCAAGACAAGGAATGTGAACGCCTAGGATGAAATATGCAAAAAGATTCTTGAAGACCACAGGCTACGAGTCTTGATTAGGCACTTCTCTGCTGTAAAATTTTCCCACTACTCTGGAGTCCAGAATTACAATGGCTTTCTCAGACTTTATGTTCTTAGGTGTCTTGTACTGGTTTAAAGAAGTTCCTTGGGAAACATAAAAGTCCATGAGCACGTTGAATGTTCCTTGTTTCACAACTCTAATTTCCAATGGACCAATGGCACTGATGCTCTGATTCCTCAGCCACTTATATTTCTGGTCCAGAGATTGTTCCACTAAACTAcaacatttttccattttaaccTGATCAAGTTCAGGTGTATCATCGTTTGGTCTGAGTTGAAGCTCCCAAAAGAGTACATAGTGACCAGGAATAGAAGATGTATCAGCATAGCTACTGTAATCCAAAAGAAAGAAGCCAAGTGGTTGAAGGATCTGCATTGCTATTGCAACTGCTTTTTGGAGGTCTTGTTCAGTTGTTTTATCTGTGTGAATACTCAAAACCACATTTGTCCTTTGTACAAATTTGAATTGGGGAGTGGAATTGTGAAAACCTGTCACCAGGAGAATATCCTCCATTCTGTACCTGTACAAACCTGAAAATACATTCTTCCATCAATATTCTAGACATTAGAGCATTTAAGCATTTAAACTGTCTAATAATCATTGGTTGTGTATCAGGATAATAAATGTACAGAAAAACCAGAATGTAATAAACCTATATTCGACAAATTTGAACATCAGAACAAGTTGTGCACATTAGATGTCCAAGGCAATTGTTAAGTAGAAATTAATGGAACTACTATCCATTTTAGAACATGATAAAGCGTTTAAAATGGAGACCAGTAGACACCTTGAAGAGGCACTTCTGTGTTTTATCGAATACTTTTTCATGGGTCAGACTAACAGAATTATAGTTCACATCTGTGGCACACCACAGGCAGTTAGGGTCGATTCAAAAGTACAGTGATCTCACCTGTAAAGGTCGTGACAAGAAGTTCGTAATGTTGGCCAATCTTAACATTAGCAAGATCCACAATGTGATCTTTCAAATGAGCATCTTTCCTGTTGGTGCAGTTTGGATCTTGATGATTGTCAATTGGTAAGAACTCATAGTAGGCCATGTTTGGTATAAAAGTATACGAGACATCATAAGGACTGCACAAGGGTTTCATGTTTATCCCAAAAAATGCCTCTGAAGAACCATAAAGTGATGAAACTACAGGTAACCCACCCGTATAGAACTCAAGTGCAGGGATATATTGTGCCATGGACCCTGTAATAGTGGCCAGGACATACTTGGTCCTTGGCCAGATCTTCTTAATTATCCCTTCCCAAGACTTTTCTTGGCATACAAGATCAATTGAATCAGCCAAATCCGGCATTTGTTTGCTCAAAATCAAGGAGACAGCCCTTTTGCAGTTAGGGTCAGTGATCCAAGCACTTATTTGTCCAGTTCTTATGTTGGAAGACATTTCTTGCCAATGTTCCTCAAAAAATTTGATTATCCTTAACAAACCCGAGGCGAAAAAAGTACCAACGCTTACTATCGCATCTCGCTGCACAAGGCCACAAAGTAATTGACTATACAAGCTCTGATTGGTATCTTCACACAATATAAACTGAGGATATCTGTCTTTTCTATTCTTTATCTCGCTTTCTGAGGCTGTTCTTAAAACTAAGCCACCAGGAGTGTGGATATCCGGGTTGATAAGGACAAATAACAGCGCTTTCCCATCGCTCAAGCCCTGTAGGTACCTTAGTTCAAAGCTATACGTTTAGCACTTTTTGTTTGACTCTTATAATTCTACTGAAGAAATAACAACTGTATATTCATTGCATTAGACTTTACCTGTTTAAAACAGTATCACGGAGACAACAAATAAAGGCCCTGCGCTCTCCCTCTTCAGCAGTTTTTGGAATCCACTTTTGCTTCCCACCTGAAGTGCCCGAGCTGCCAACGAAGTTAATGATTTCagttaagaaaaacaagaaattcatgaaaaagaacAGAAATGACTCGTGCTTCAGCATTATTGATCTCACTCCATTCAGGAGTTTCCTTTCATCTAATTAGAACAAAACAAAGAAACTGAATTTACCTTTTGAGTAGCTCAGTAATGGATTCATTAGTTAAAATCCGAGATGGCTCTCCATCCAGTGCAATTCGATCGATGTAAATCTTGATATCTTCATAATCTACCACAGGAACTTTATTCTTGAATAGTCCCTTATCAGAGTGACCATTAAGAAAACCCTTCAAGTAATCAGTGCTTGCATTTTTAGTTAAAATCTCCTCCAGGACCTGTTCTTGTATATGACCAGCATTGCTGGTTATATCCTCCAAAATCCTCGAACCAGCTTCAGTATCTGTTGGATCAAAAGTTGGCAGCATTctggtaaagaaaagaaatgcagAATCTGAGCTTGGGGATGGGAAATATACAGGGAAATTAATTAATGAATAAGCACGCTCAACTACATTGTCTTGAGGAAAAGATTCACGCCATGGTTAAGCCCTTTTAAACCCATTGGCCAGGTGATCCATCCTTTCATCCTCATTCCCTTCTCCAAGATGCCTAGTTAGCGTGCCGTATGTTACCATTGTAAATTTGTAATGGTGTAAACAGAAAAACTCATTGAGTTGCTTAGTCTCCTTATGCTATGCTCATCACTTGcacaatccaaaatcaccaaatgATCTTGAATGTACCTTCGATCGAGCTCTTGTGGATCTATATCCATGCTTGAGTTCAATCAAAATCGAATTCAAATCGAGTTCGAGTAATTTGAGTTGCTATACGAATTGAGTTGGATCTCCATATAATATTCCTTATTTAGCTTATAGAgtttttatgtatattttgtcGAGCAAGCTCAATCTCGAGCTTCAGCTTGTCCTCATAATTTTCTTGAGTCAAACTCAAGCATGAACACGTGATGTTCATTGAACTTGAACTGGGACTCAACcataaattaattttctttgatCTTGAGTTCTAGTACCTCAATATTTGGGCTTGATTTGGCAAATAACACCCCTACAGAAGTGATCCAAAATTTAAATGAATGGCACATTTCTAGTCATAAAAGGAAGCTTATTCGTATGCATCTTccaaaatatggcaaaaataTACTAGATACCAGTTGTATTCTGCAATACAATTAATAGCGCAAATTATACTTTATCTCCTGTTGTTTAATACTTTTCCATGTAACCCTTCTATAGTTTCCAATGCTATGTATAAACCCTTATGTTTGGACTAAAGTTTCAAAATGATAGAAATGGTACTCTGCAAGGGAACCAACTCATAGGGTGGAAAAATGAACTTACCTACTCGATACTCAAATCAAGGTCACTTGGTAAGAGCTCGTTTGAGTTTGGTTAGCCAACTAGTTAAGCCAAATTTGAACAGGATTTTATCTCAATaacattcaaattcaataaaaaaaattcgttCAAACTCTGTTCAGCAAATAAACAAGTCAagtttgaacaaaatttcaaacttgttaaaataatcaaaaaaacTTGAATATTAGGGTTTTCAACTTGATTAGATTCGTTTACACCCCTATCAACTAAAATGTTGAGATTACCATCATTTAGAAactaaaatgactaaaattgCCAAAATATGTAAACACAGTATGCATGACATTTTAGTCCCTTATGGTTTAGTGTTTTCCACATAACTaccttttgtttttaaaatctATACATAACATCTGGTTAACAAATAGTTTTCATATTAACATAGgggtatttttgatattttagtagaTTAGGTTACCGAATGCAAATTCGgtcattttgacattttagtccAAATCATGATGGAGTTACATATAGTTTTGAAATGTATAAAAGGTTGATATGGAAAAGCACTAAATCACATGAGACTAAAGGTATAATCTATCCTAATTAATACAAAAGTGTTGATTTTGGGGGTTTTCCAGTAAACGGAGTTGCCAAATAAAACGTGTAACTAATGTCACCAAACTTGTCAGCATGATAACCATAACTCTGACAAATACTGAACCAAAAGAACTACATATTAAGACAGGATTAACAACTTGACTGTATGAATCTTGTTGACTTTCGACCTACAAATGCAAAGCATTCGAAAAAATTGTAAATATGTGGCCAAGTAAGCATACAGcataggaaaaaagaaaaacatatgaATCACATCAGAAACAACAAGAGGAAATTAATCAAGGAAGCCAATATACCTCACCTAAAAGGAACATGATTGCATATAATCCTACTGCCCAAATATACCTCACCTGGAAAAATCTTGATTGCACTATGATACCACCGCAAAATCTTGCAGAAAATGAAGCCCTTGAGACCTAATTTTTGTCGACTGCTACTCAGTGATGCAGGCACTAGGGAACAGTGAAGCTGCCAAGGTTGACCAATTATCAGTGATACAGGAAGTTGTTTGCGTCGGTCCCTATTCATCAAAAGTTGACCCGAAATTGTACATACATACAGGGAGAGTTAGCAGTTTTAGTTCCCAATGTTTTGGTCCACGTATCAAATTAGTCTTCAATGTTTAGATTAAAAGAAATGGGAGAATTGTAATTTTGGTCCTTAACCTATCACCCATACGTAGAATTAGTCCTTAATCTATTTTGCAAAGCAAATgtagtccctttttttttttttttttgtcaacactagggtgttcgggtcaatcattacgggcccgactaatcccctgcagCCCGAGAGAGGAGGCTCCACTCCACACTGAGCATGTTAACAACGGAACTCGAACCCTAGACAAACCAGGAAGGTCGCCATACCTTAAGGAGGGGGAGCGGACCGCTCGAGCTATCCTGTAGGAGCAGAAGACCAGCCACGTAAAGTGGCAAGTTTGTGGAAGGCAGAGGTTGAACTCCTGACCTCCAGCCCAAAGATAgtgatgaccactggaccaaatggccagtggcAAGATCACAAAAATGTAGTCCCAGTCTATCCAACTTTGCACAAAAATAAGCAATAAGTACAATGGCTAACTACAAGAATTTAAAATCTACATGCACAAGACATGCATCAATTTGTCTAGTAGTAATTATAATAAACTTAAATTATAAAACTAGAATTCTCCTTTTCTTCCActactttatattttatttattattgctATATTGTCATccaaattataatttatttaaCAAAGATATATATAGGCTACCACCATGCTGCGTCAATATAATGTGGTTTCATGAAATTTTATAGAAATTTAGGAACACATTCAttgtatatttaatttaattcacatattattttatttttcaaagctCTAATTATAACTACTTAAAACTCATAGGACCGTAATCATCCAAACTCCAACATTAGGGTCTAGAAACACGAATTCAAAACTTTTGACTAACTCCAATTTGATATTAACCATTAGTTATGATGATTTTCCATTAGTTGTCCTAAAGCTgtcttaaatcacaaattttggggagtaaatttattttgtaaaaatattggGGACTAATTTGACATATAGGCTAAACATGGGGAACCAGAACTAATATTTCTCCCAAATAGATAATCCCTTGTGTTGTGAGATTATTAGATCTTCCCTTACCTAAAATCCCACTTGTTTTACTTtccattttatatatatatatttcatttGGTGGCCAACTAGGGGAAGGAACTTTCTGAAATTGCTAGGCAATTACATCATACAATTGATGCCCCACATGGTggtagtgaatttgaaattggaTTAATAAAATTGATTGTCAAGCCACAATTAGTTGCACTGAAGAGAAACATTCATTTTGATTTTGCATATTGTTGTATTACTGGTATTTATGAGAGTGGATTTAGTTGGTAAGGTTTGTTCACATTAtctaatgaaattttaaatacaAGTGTCGTTACCAGTAATCTCTCATTAGTAAACAATTTATAAGAACCACTACAAGACACTTCGTATTAGGGATGCAAACCTCAAAGTTTGCAACATTGTATTCCTACTCTATTCCTAAGAGTTTGATGAACCTCAAAGTTTATGATGGCTAGTTGACGGTGGAGtaaacaaaacaaattaataTATGTCTCGACAACTAACTTGATTTATAGAAGAAAGTTGTAGTGTTTTTAATGTGAATGAGTTATGGATCACGGCTTGATAAGTTTAGGTTAATTAAAGTAGCCACACGCAATCAGGCTCAATTATAATTTAGCCCCTTTATTCACCAAATGTGCAGGTCAAACCCCATGACTAATAGTCAAAGCCATGAAATGAACTTTGGTTCATGTCAGTAGCTGAAAAGACAATTATGCCATCAGAATTTCTAGCCTTGATAAGTTCACCCTTCTCATGCCATTGGATAAAAATACCATTCTCCCATCAAAGGAAATATGTCATTTAAAAAAGttaaatgatgaagttttaccCTTGAAGTTTGCAACTCTTAACTTGAAATATAAGCATTTTGACCGGTGGTCAAATCTAAACAGGTATACTCAACTCTGTTCCCATGGTTATAatgaccaatttacccattaCTAACTATTTTACCCTCATGGTGCACaatctaaaattttcttctttggaTTGGTGTTTTCAACCTGACGcaataaatcaagaaacaaagagTTGAAAatagcttttcttttttctttgttttcttttcttgtttgtttagcACTTTAGAGACGAGATTGATGTAGAAGAATGCACAGAAGTTTGGCTTTTCACCGGTTGTTGGGATCAATTTGTGCTTCCCTCCTGAAGTACCTGAGCTGCAAATATTTCTACAAGACTACTCAAAAATCACAGTGGtaataaaacacaaaaaaaaaaaaaaaaaaactttttactTTGATCAATGGAAGTAATTTTCGTAATCCGTAATTTACATTGGCAATGTGATTGCACTATATTAAATTTCCTCGGGATTCtgcacttcttgaaattctcaaattactataATCTATCTACCTTATGATTGGCTCAGTAATGGTTTCAGCAGATATTAAATTAGATGGCTCTCCAGCAGCTATTCGGTCAATGAAAGGCTTGATATTTTTTCATCTTATATTAGATCGGCCACCTATGAGAGTTACAACATTATGAGAAtcctattttttaatattttacatacattacattataaataataatatattattattttcaaaggTTTTTTCAAGTAATTATATAACAAAACATTCTATAACACCTCTTGAATATGCTGTCATTCATTGCAAAATATTTGTACAATTTTATAGCACAAATGTAGTGTAACATCACTGATCTGACAAAGCCTTTCTAATACTATCACTTTACTTGGAGCTGAGAATTCTGTTGCcgtaaaaagaaacaaaatattccaataaacttgaagaaaatcaaaatatcacCAAGAAAAATTGATTAACAAAAGTTTAGTGATTGAAAATTGCCAACCAGGGAAAAGGAAAATACCTCATTACCAAAATCTTGTTATTTTGTCTTCTTTCTTCCTCCCTTATCCTTAAGAGAATAAGATCAATAGATTGATTACAGGATAAGAAGAATAAACCCTTCATTAAACCAAAAGAAAGAATAACAAAGGAAGGGATTTATTTAAACACACTGAAAACAATAGACTAAAAACCTTCGAAGAACAATAGCTTTCTTTTTTCGGATGCCAGTCTCTTAGAGACAGTCTCTTAGAATTTTTTTCTCATGTACTAGATTAAGGGGTTCAAACTCAGCCTAGTGCATTACAAAGAAGTTTCACTGCTTCCTTTGTTCAAAAAATCTAGGGAGGGCACGTCAAAAAAATCCAGAGAGTGCAATAGTGCACTCCCCCTTCCCCATAAAATAGAAGTAGTATAGATTATTGCCATTAgacaagcaaaaaaaaagagtaggaaaaagaaaagcaaacatACCTgacataaaaaattttattgtactGAGATCCCACGGCAAAATAATGTAGAAAATGTAGCTTTGGGAGGGACTTAGACCTGCTATTTTGTCCCAAAAGGAGCTGTCTGAACCACTGATGTGACGAGGATGTTGGTTTTAATCTTATTCAATAAATGACGACCGGATAATGTCATAATTCCTTATAGTATAAAACTCTTATTCGACTTTTTTATCCTACAGGTTTTAACATCTGCACCAAGAAAACGAATGGTTGTTAGCAATAATTATTCTGAACGATGTAATATTTGTTGAACAAGGTATAATTCTAGATGAATTACTTGTAAAACTTAACAACAAAGACACAATTATTACATATGGGACATGcatgaacaaaaacaaaatatcaTATCTCTGTTGTGTTGTAAGGATGTATAAGAAATTTACATAGAATttcaaaatgttcaaaaaatattacatcTACCTTCCCTGAAGGTTGATTAAATTATCAAATGAACCCtgtgatttgagcaaattaCATTTATACCCTTGCAAATAATAGCGTCTAAACCCAACAAACGGTAGtaatgaaatgacaaaattgcacCTTGCAAAATACTACAGTTATCGCCCTCAAAATTTGTCCAAATTTAGAAAAGTTCCTATACTTTATTAAAAAATTGCTTTAATGTGatgcaaaaaaaatgaaacctaAATTAAAAGAACTAAATCAATTACTAACGACTAAGAAAtgagcaaataaaaataaaatgagaaaacatcttaatttttcctttttgtgacTGACTTATTTCAATTGTTACCATACTCTTTCAACCCACTTTTTCcattatactaatatatatatatatatatatatatatatatatatataagtaattTGTTGTGTGAAAATAGTATTTAGCTACACTATATGAATTTTTATCCATAACATAATACTAAATTTTTATCCTTAATTCTTAATAAGTGTCTTTTTAGGAATTTTACTTCTGATTTCCAAATGGAAGCCTTTGTATGAAAACCTTAACATTCAGTGCTTATTAGAGGATGTAAAGCAATAGGTTTtctattttggaaaaaagagtTTGATTATTTATACATTCACATGAaaaagtgtgacagccccaccttaccctatggcgaaccaaagggtttggcagactgcctgcccaactctcaccgggactcagtcaaacctcaatcaattccgaaataaaaccacaagaattcgTATAACcataatccaaaacttaaagcaaaactcatatacattgctatctcaaaagggagtacaagcatcgaatatacaaaggttctcaattctgcATACATTCagtccgtgccaagcactaggacgagaaccattacaaaaaattCAAAGGCTGAACCAAgttagtctatacagagctctcatccttgctcgtcttcccctgttaaggaaaacaaaactaaaggaatgagctaaaagctcagtgaggttccgaatacataatcaaacaatcaatccaatacattaaacatagagtatcaataattcaagaaacatttacactAGAAAGCAATAATAatacatacattaaaaggatacgggctcacagggagccatttattcgttcgttcgttcgttctcctgtcattccccttattcctccaatcatttgaaaatgcatttttgtaagtgaaaccctcgttcattcgtttatttcattcacccccaattcagccaaaaggcttacatcatgcacaagtaacgtttcaatccttgaaatcattgaaaattttacatttatttaggtcgagtgtgataaagtacacactcgcctagaaaactcgttttgaaaattcttgaaagcacttaacacattatcaaacaataacacaagccatgaagtcaaggaaaatatagcaaacaaggaacactcacctatgtacgcaaaataacgtccaaagtgtTCTTCCGGGTattaccctcaatcaccaaggaaccctaatataatcaaaagaacacattatgcttcaactatcaaagatttaagtgattcgaagaaaattcgaatacgtactagtacaaaatataaatatgattttggtagtgaaaagagtacattgaaaccaaagaatataagtaaaatatttgtaaaacttatgctcactcgtaaaactttaaaatctccatttgagtcgaagtgacaaagaaaacatatttctattagtcgtaaatttcatttttttttccaagggtacaagttctgactaaattctaacttatatacctcgataaaagaagacaccAATATCCtaaatggttcaagtggtattcgctctcaagccttgctcaagtcgcaagtatatctacctagccctcAAGCGAAAATTtaggcagcatgccctttgtatttacctattttccaaccatttatagcttcattgttttcctcaatcaatcccaaagtcacacacaaaatcatctcatttcaatagccattccataggttcaaagtcatacaagtacaaaatcaagttaggaacatgtgcggaaatgaagtttgcgtcaagaaacaaaagacagttttgacgttgttttgcgtaacggacacaaccgagactacgcttatcggattgaggtaaaatttataccgtttcgaagctaagacagagatctacaactttgatgaagaccacttagtccagttcatagtgtatctaggtcaaaatttcgaattacagaaccagaatctcacaaacaggtcagttaaccaCACTATgcttaaacgacaataactcaggctaccgaagtccgattgaggcgtttCCAGTGGCATTGAATAGCTAAGACAtaatactaaaacttttatgttttggctagATACTAGTTCAGTACATATCATGGTGAAAAGACACGACAAGATTGGTGAAATATTCAAAACTGAGCACTGGATtcacctagggcagtcagggtatttcgaTCTTTTCACAGTCTACCTTTCTCCgattgaattgaaattttgtaggcaattataaaacatcattctctacaactttcatgttttaggctaagcc
Protein-coding regions in this window:
- the LOC113714641 gene encoding indole-3-acetic acid-amido synthetase GH3.17-like isoform X1; the protein is MNRDRRKQLPVSLIIGQPWQLHCSLVPASLSSSRQKLGLKGFIFCKILRWYHSAIKIFPDTEAGSRILEDITSNAGHIQEQVLEEILTKNASTDYLKGFLNGHSDKGLFKNKVPVVDYEDIKIYIDRIALDGEPSRILTNESITELLKSSGTSGGKQKWIPKTAEEGERRAFICCLRDTVLNRYLQGLSDGKALLFVLINPDIHTPGGLVLRTASESEIKNRKDRYPQFILCEDTNQSLYSQLLCGLVQRDAIVSVGTFFASGLLRIIKFFEEHWQEMSSNIRTGQISAWITDPNCKRAVSLILSKQMPDLADSIDLVCQEKSWEGIIKKIWPRTKYVLATITGSMAQYIPALEFYTGGLPVVSSLYGSSEAFFGINMKPLCSPYDVSYTFIPNMAYYEFLPIDNHQDPNCTNRKDAHLKDHIVDLANVKIGQHYELLVTTFTGLYRYRMEDILLVTGFHNSTPQFKFVQRTNVVLSIHTDKTTEQDLQKAVAIAMQILQPLGFFLLDYSSYADTSSIPGHYVLFWELQLRPNDDTPELDQVKMEKCCSLVEQSLDQKYKWLRNQSISAIGPLEIRVVKQGTFNVLMDFYVSQGTSLNQYKTPKNIKSEKAIVILDSRVVGKFYSREVPNQDS
- the LOC113714641 gene encoding indole-3-acetic acid-amido synthetase GH3.17-like isoform X2, with translation MLPTFDPTDTEAGSRILEDITSNAGHIQEQVLEEILTKNASTDYLKGFLNGHSDKGLFKNKVPVVDYEDIKIYIDRIALDGEPSRILTNESITELLKSSGTSGGKQKWIPKTAEEGERRAFICCLRDTVLNRYLQGLSDGKALLFVLINPDIHTPGGLVLRTASESEIKNRKDRYPQFILCEDTNQSLYSQLLCGLVQRDAIVSVGTFFASGLLRIIKFFEEHWQEMSSNIRTGQISAWITDPNCKRAVSLILSKQMPDLADSIDLVCQEKSWEGIIKKIWPRTKYVLATITGSMAQYIPALEFYTGGLPVVSSLYGSSEAFFGINMKPLCSPYDVSYTFIPNMAYYEFLPIDNHQDPNCTNRKDAHLKDHIVDLANVKIGQHYELLVTTFTGLYRYRMEDILLVTGFHNSTPQFKFVQRTNVVLSIHTDKTTEQDLQKAVAIAMQILQPLGFFLLDYSSYADTSSIPGHYVLFWELQLRPNDDTPELDQVKMEKCCSLVEQSLDQKYKWLRNQSISAIGPLEIRVVKQGTFNVLMDFYVSQGTSLNQYKTPKNIKSEKAIVILDSRVVGKFYSREVPNQDS